One window of Spirochaetota bacterium genomic DNA carries:
- a CDS encoding NUDIX hydrolase: MKKWEILDRADLISTGVFSIQRLQCRHPVNKIEHPFYLLNTPDWINVVALTDDNRFIMVRQHRLGTDECTLETPAGLINAGEEPAAAAFRELQEETGYTAADIVLLKRLSANPAILTNYIYFYLATGCRKTGGQKLDPAEDIDVELYGRDQIPDLIEKGVINHTIIVAAFSLYFSSMRVQSEG; encoded by the coding sequence ATGAAAAAATGGGAGATACTCGATCGCGCCGACTTGATCTCGACCGGTGTTTTTTCCATACAAAGGCTGCAATGCCGTCATCCCGTAAATAAAATCGAACATCCTTTTTACCTTCTAAATACGCCCGACTGGATTAATGTCGTCGCCCTGACGGACGATAACCGGTTTATAATGGTCCGCCAGCATCGCCTCGGCACCGACGAGTGCACGCTGGAAACGCCCGCCGGTCTTATCAACGCCGGCGAGGAACCCGCGGCCGCCGCCTTCCGCGAGCTCCAGGAAGAAACCGGCTATACCGCCGCCGATATTGTTTTACTGAAGCGCCTTTCCGCCAATCCGGCCATTCTCACAAATTACATATATTTCTACCTTGCAACCGGTTGCAGAAAGACGGGCGGACAGAAGCTCGATCCGGCGGAGGACATCGACGTGGAACTGTACGGGAGGGATCAGATACCGGATTTAATCGAAAAGGGCGTCATCAACCATACGATAATTGTCGCCGCATTCAGCCTCTATTTCTCTTCCATGCGCGTTCAATCGGAAGGGTGA
- a CDS encoding tetratricopeptide repeat protein, which produces MRNKPIVLVAFLVALVFVPAIHARTNSTVLYKAAERMAMDGDIDGAITAFRKTLQMNSHYALGHYGLGKVCLYRDGMLKEAVYHLEQAVDLDKGLARGYFYLGIGYMLSKRYGQSLNAFHTAYELDRGLVEALYNMAVVYDLTKQGTNAVKSYERYLLEKNKRDSDILF; this is translated from the coding sequence ATGCGAAATAAGCCCATTGTGCTCGTCGCCTTCCTCGTCGCTCTGGTATTTGTGCCGGCCATCCATGCGCGAACCAATTCGACGGTACTGTATAAAGCCGCCGAGCGGATGGCCATGGATGGTGATATCGATGGCGCCATTACTGCTTTCAGAAAAACCCTACAAATGAATTCCCACTACGCATTGGGGCATTACGGTTTGGGAAAGGTCTGCCTTTACCGGGATGGAATGCTTAAAGAGGCGGTGTATCATCTGGAGCAAGCGGTCGATCTGGATAAAGGCCTGGCCCGTGGGTACTTTTACCTGGGTATCGGCTACATGCTGTCAAAGCGTTACGGTCAGTCGCTCAATGCCTTTCATACCGCGTACGAACTCGACCGGGGCCTGGTGGAGGCTCTTTACAATATGGCCGTGGTGTATGATCTGACAAAACAGGGCACGAACGCGGTCAAATCGTACGAACGCTATCTTTTGGAGAAGAATAAACGGGATTCTGATATTCTGTTTTAG